From Aliamphritea hakodatensis:
ATGAAGAAGATGTCATGCGGTTCGATCACGGTGATGAAACCTTTGCGATTTACCGTACTGAGGAGGGCTACTTTGCGACAGCAGGCCTGTGTACCCATGAAGAAGTGCATCTTGAGGATGGTTTGGTGGTTGATGATGTCATCGAGTGCCCGTTACATCAGGGGCGCTTTAATGTTCGTACCGGCGAAGCCCTCAGTGCACCGGCCTGCGTGAACCTGAAAACCTATCCTGTAAAGGTTGAAGGCAGGCGGGTACTGATGGATCTGGACGGCTGATACTGTCCGGCGCTATCGGTACACAGCGGCGTTGTGATTTCAGCTTGTCAGGTGCATAGTGCAGCCATTCTGTAATGCTGATAAACGGAGTGGTTGTGTCGCACATTATTCTGTCTGATATTTTCGGCTATACCAGTGCCCTGCAGGTACTGGCGGATCAGCTGCCCGGCGACTGGTTGATCCTGGACCCTTACGACGGCACTGAAATGTGCTTTGAGGATGAGTCCCGGGCGTATGCGCACTTTCAGCGTGTGTCCGGGATTGATGTCTATGCGGCCCGGTTAGCAGATTGTCTGATGACGGCTGATGAATCGGTCAGCATTATAGGTTTCAGTGTTGGCGCTGCAGCGCTTTGGCAGGTGCTGGGAAGCGGTGTTGCGGATAAGGCGGGCTATGCTATCGGGTTTTACGGCAATCAGATTCGCCATGCTCTGGGCTCAGCACCCCGGCGGCCTGTGACGTTGGTGATACCGGCATCTGAAAGGCATTTTTCAGTGGCTGATTTTGCTGAATCATTAAGTGCTTATCCGC
This genomic window contains:
- a CDS encoding dienelactone hydrolase family protein encodes the protein MSHIILSDIFGYTSALQVLADQLPGDWLILDPYDGTEMCFEDESRAYAHFQRVSGIDVYAARLADCLMTADESVSIIGFSVGAAALWQVLGSGVADKAGYAIGFYGNQIRHALGSAPRRPVTLVIPASERHFSVADFAESLSAYPQVSLSRAPYLHGFMNPASVNYSAAGYAEYTGWLQQVLGGR
- a CDS encoding MocE family 2Fe-2S type ferredoxin, with the translated sequence MNFIDVCDIEDIDEEDVMRFDHGDETFAIYRTEEGYFATAGLCTHEEVHLEDGLVVDDVIECPLHQGRFNVRTGEALSAPACVNLKTYPVKVEGRRVLMDLDG